In one window of Solanum pennellii chromosome 2, SPENNV200 DNA:
- the LOC107010519 gene encoding probable WRKY transcription factor 72: MEKKMDNSISSANNHEEEDIKKISKDDEFKSAIAEVNEIKLENARLKLLLQQIEKDYTSLQTRFFNICQPDLKKSGGSPTCTHENIADEEESELVSLRLGRSPSPSEYKKVDKKRSYDKTIEDSPSCNDQSNNGLKLGLDYSTGVSESEFIKPSNDPSPGPTSEVVKTVKKCDDESIKKDDEVSQPNVKRARVSVRTKCDYPTINDGCQWRKYGQKISRGNPCPRSYYRCSVAPLCPVRKQVQRCLEDMSILITTYEGTHNHSLPIEATAMASTTSAAASMLLSGSSTSSQTSKNLPNISKTTPLYLSNSSSNPFPTITLDFTTFPTTSSFTSFNFPSNFQSGLGFLSNSLSFSSTESTTMPKILGSGGLNYDSTSTLPYHNNLINIGSSQKQFDTSSNKLKEDSSQQALTETLTKAITSDPSFQSVLAAAISSMVGATKS, translated from the exons atggagaaaaaaatggATAATTCCATCTCAAGTGCTAATAatcatgaagaagaagatatcaaaaaaatttcaaag GATGATGAATTCAAGTCAGCCATAGCAGAAGTGAATGAAATCAAACTAGAGAACGCAAGATTAAAGTTGTTGCTTCAACAGATAGAAAAGGATTACACGTCTCTCCAGACTCGATTTTTCAATATTTGTCAACCAGATCTCAAGAAGAGCGGCGGCAGCCCAACATGTACTCATGAAAACATTGCAGATGAAGAAGAATCTGAACTTGTCTCGCTTAGACTCGGGCGAAGTCCGAGTCCAAGCGAATACAAAAAAGTTGACAAGAAAAGAAGTTATGACAAGACAATAGAGGACTCTCCTTCTTGCAATGATCAGTCCAATAATGGGCTTAAACTTGGGCTGGACTACAGCACTGGTGTATCTGAATCAGAATTTATAAAGCCCAGTAATGATCCAAGCCCAGGCCCAACTAGTGAAGTTGTCAAAACTGTGAAAAAATGTGATGATGAAAGTATCAAAAAGGATGATGAAGTTTCTCAGCCTAATGTCAAGAGAGCTAGAGTTTCGGTTCGGACAAAGTGCGATTACCCAACA ATAAATGATGGTTGTCAATGGAGAAAATACGGACAAAAGATATCTAGAGGTAACCCATGTCCACGATCATATTATCGTTGCTCAGTTGCTCCATTATGCCCCGTGAGGAAACAAGTCCAACGATGTCTCGAAGACATGTCTATATTGATCACAACATATGAAGGAACACATAATCATTCACTTCCTATTGAGGCCACAGCTATGGCCTCTACAACTTCTGCCGCAGCCTCTATGCTTCTTTCGGGTTCATCAACAAGTTCTCAAACATCCAAAAATTTGCCAAATATTTCGAAAACTACACCTCTCTATTTATCCAATTCATCTTCAAATCCTTTTCCCACCATCACATTAGACTTCACCACATTCCCTACTACTTCATCATTCACTAGTTTCAATTTCCCTTCCAATTTCCAATCCGGTTTAGGATTTCTCTCTAACAGCTTAAGCTTTTCCTCGACTGAGTCGACCACCATGCCCAAAATTTTGGGGAGTGGGGGTCTAAATTATGATTCTACTAGTACATTACCATATCACAATAACCTCATAAACATTGGCTCATCCCAAAAACAATTTGACACTAGTAGTAATAAATTGAAGGAGGATTCTTCTCAACAAGCACTAACTGAAACATTGACAAAGGCAATTACATCAGATCCTAGCTTTCAATCAGTGCTAGCTGCTGCTATTTCATCAATGGTTGGTGCCACCAAAAGTTGA